One segment of Polaribacter huanghezhanensis DNA contains the following:
- the purB gene encoding adenylosuccinate lyase codes for MNLSELNAISPIDGRYRNKVAKLADYYSEESLIKYRVKVEIEYFIALCEIPLPQLNDFNTDLFVDLRKIYTTFSTEDAQKIKDIEKVTNHDVKAVEYFIKEEFDKLNLVKYKEFIHFGLTSQDINNTAIPLSIKDSVKEVYIPIYQELLKKIEALSVEWKDISMLARTHGQPASPTRLGKEINVFAIRLQEQFKTLEKIPNAAKFGGATGNYNAHHVAYPNIDWKAFGTHFVEDKLGLHHSFPTTQIEHYDYMASLFDCLKRINTIVLDLDKDIWTYVAMDYFKQKIKAGEIGSSAMPHKVNPIDFENSEGNLGIANALFEHLAAKLPISRLQRDLTDSTVLRNVGVPFGHTLIGFASTLKGLNKLLLNRQKFEQDLENNWAVVAEAIQTILRREAYPNPYEALKGLTRTNEKITQKSIADFIDTLAVSDAIKNELKVITPANFTGI; via the coding sequence ATGAATTTATCTGAATTAAATGCCATCTCTCCAATAGATGGAAGGTATAGAAATAAAGTAGCAAAATTAGCCGATTATTATTCTGAAGAATCTTTGATAAAATATCGTGTAAAAGTAGAGATCGAATACTTTATTGCTCTGTGCGAAATTCCACTACCTCAACTCAATGATTTTAATACTGATTTGTTTGTTGATTTAAGAAAAATTTATACCACTTTTTCTACCGAAGATGCACAGAAAATTAAAGATATTGAGAAGGTTACCAATCACGATGTAAAAGCAGTTGAGTATTTTATCAAAGAAGAATTTGACAAGTTAAACTTAGTTAAATATAAAGAGTTTATCCATTTTGGTTTGACTTCTCAAGACATCAATAACACAGCAATTCCACTTTCAATTAAAGATTCAGTTAAAGAAGTATACATCCCTATATATCAAGAACTTCTAAAAAAAATAGAAGCACTTTCCGTAGAATGGAAAGATATTTCTATGTTGGCAAGAACACATGGTCAACCAGCTTCGCCAACGCGCTTAGGAAAAGAAATTAATGTGTTTGCAATACGTTTACAAGAGCAATTTAAAACTTTAGAAAAAATACCAAATGCAGCAAAATTTGGTGGCGCAACAGGAAACTATAATGCGCATCATGTTGCATATCCGAATATTGATTGGAAAGCTTTTGGAACTCATTTTGTAGAAGATAAATTAGGGTTGCATCATTCGTTTCCAACCACACAAATTGAGCATTATGATTACATGGCTTCTTTGTTTGACTGTCTAAAAAGAATCAACACCATTGTCTTAGATTTAGACAAAGATATTTGGACCTATGTTGCGATGGATTATTTTAAACAAAAAATTAAAGCTGGAGAAATTGGCTCATCAGCAATGCCACATAAAGTGAATCCGATTGACTTTGAAAACTCTGAAGGAAATTTAGGAATTGCAAATGCATTGTTTGAGCATTTAGCAGCAAAACTACCAATATCTAGATTGCAACGAGATTTAACAGACAGCACGGTTTTAAGAAATGTTGGCGTTCCGTTTGGACACACCTTAATTGGTTTTGCATCCACTTTAAAAGGATTGAATAAATTGCTCTTAAACAGACAGAAATTTGAGCAAGATTTAGAAAACAATTGGGCGGTTGTTGCAGAAGCAATTCAGACAATCTTGCGAAGAGAAGCCTATCCAAATCCGTATGAAGCCTTAAAAGGATTGACAAGAACCAACGAAAAGATCACCCAAAAATCGATTGCAGATTTTATTGACACGTTAGCCGTTTCTGACGCAATTAAAAACGAATTAAAAGTAATAACACCCGCTAATTTTACAGGAATCTAA
- a CDS encoding adenylosuccinate lyase → MNKDFLISALQSMENAKRENRNKVANIVYNNKELFQYLVSLTFDVDAKISIKAAWILEWICTHGNVCWMLPHLEEFTQNISRLHFDSAIRPCAKICEQIATEYTSKHENEFQKTLTNQQIDTIVETGFDWLMTPQKIAVRAYTMTALYLFGLQKEWIHPELEHLITTKIIKESKGCKARGTFILSLIKKHQKI, encoded by the coding sequence ATGAATAAAGATTTTTTGATTTCCGCATTGCAATCAATGGAAAATGCTAAAAGAGAAAACAGAAATAAGGTAGCAAATATTGTGTACAACAATAAAGAATTGTTTCAATATCTGGTTTCTTTAACTTTTGATGTTGATGCTAAAATTTCTATAAAAGCTGCATGGATTTTAGAATGGATTTGCACACACGGAAATGTATGTTGGATGCTACCACATTTAGAAGAATTTACGCAGAATATTTCTAGATTGCATTTTGATAGCGCCATTAGACCTTGTGCAAAAATTTGCGAACAAATTGCTACTGAATACACTTCAAAACATGAAAACGAATTTCAAAAAACCTTAACCAATCAACAAATTGATACCATTGTAGAAACAGGTTTCGATTGGTTAATGACTCCGCAAAAAATTGCCGTTAGAGCGTACACAATGACTGCTTTGTATTTATTTGGATTGCAAAAAGAGTGGATTCATCCAGAATTAGAACATTTAATTACTACAAAAATCATTAAAGAAAGTAAAGGTTGTAAAGCAAGAGGAACGTTTATTTTATCATTGATAAAAAAGCATCAAAAAATCTAA
- a CDS encoding toxin-antitoxin system YwqK family antitoxin, whose protein sequence is MMINIKRLFFVGILFLFFLNGQEAVAQKYNQFDKNKKRTGPWRKYYTTNKRIKYIGQFKDGKEVGTFKFYNINYSTHPEAIKVFKKDSDSVAVKYLFDNGKTRVTGTFIGKKRVGKWMYYFKKGTVLSEEFYVDGKLDGKVTVYFESNGKKAEESEYKNGLLHGVSKKYSDKEVLIEEVLFENGLANGLAKYFELDGNLKERGLYKDGKRFGKWEFYLDGELATDKERKETLKNSVKHKN, encoded by the coding sequence ATGATGATAAATATAAAAAGACTCTTCTTTGTTGGTATTCTTTTTTTGTTTTTTTTAAACGGACAGGAAGCTGTTGCTCAAAAATACAATCAGTTTGATAAAAACAAAAAGAGAACAGGTCCTTGGAGAAAATACTATACTACAAATAAGAGAATTAAATATATTGGTCAGTTTAAAGACGGAAAAGAAGTTGGGACTTTTAAGTTTTACAATATCAACTACTCTACGCATCCAGAAGCCATTAAAGTTTTTAAAAAAGATTCTGATTCTGTTGCTGTAAAATATTTGTTTGACAACGGAAAAACAAGAGTAACCGGAACTTTTATCGGTAAAAAAAGAGTAGGAAAATGGATGTATTACTTCAAAAAAGGAACTGTTCTTTCTGAGGAATTTTATGTTGATGGAAAACTAGACGGAAAAGTAACGGTCTATTTTGAATCGAACGGAAAGAAAGCAGAAGAATCTGAATATAAAAATGGTTTGTTGCACGGTGTTTCTAAAAAATATTCTGATAAAGAAGTGTTAATTGAAGAAGTATTGTTTGAAAATGGTTTGGCAAACGGACTTGCAAAATACTTTGAGTTAGACGGAAACTTAAAAGAACGCGGACTTTATAAAGACGGAAAACGCTTTGGTAAATGGGAGTTTTATTTAGATGGAGAACTTGCTACCGATAAAGAAAGAAAAGAAACGTTGAAGAATTCCGTCAAACACAAAAATTAA
- the mnmA gene encoding tRNA 2-thiouridine(34) synthase MnmA: protein MKRVIVGLSGGVDSSVTAYLLKEQGYEVIGLFMKNWHDDSVTISNECPWLEDSNDAMIVADKLGIPFQVVDLSEQYKTRIVDYMFDEYSKGRTPNPDVLCNREIKFDVFMDIALNLGADYVATGHYCRKASAIIDGNPVYKLLAGKDDNKDQSYFLCQLSQQQLAKALFPIGELTKPEVRAIAKKADLITADKKDSQGLCFIGKVRLPEFLQQKLEPKEGLIVTIPADSEIYNRTIPTFSNKEEELAFYATKYSYSIADGKTVGKHQGAHYFTKGQRKGLNVGGTKEALYVIETDVVENVIYAGEGKNHPGLYRKVLFVSNEELHWIREDITLKIGESLEVEARIRYRQALEKATLHKVEDGLYVEFDNKQSAITEGQFVAWYQNEELLGSGVIS, encoded by the coding sequence ATGAAACGTGTAATTGTTGGTCTTTCTGGTGGTGTTGATAGTAGTGTAACTGCATATTTGTTAAAAGAACAAGGCTATGAAGTGATCGGCTTGTTTATGAAAAACTGGCACGATGATTCTGTAACAATTTCTAACGAATGTCCGTGGTTAGAAGACAGCAACGACGCCATGATTGTTGCAGATAAATTAGGAATTCCTTTTCAAGTGGTCGATTTAAGCGAGCAATACAAAACACGTATTGTAGATTATATGTTTGATGAATACAGCAAAGGAAGAACGCCAAATCCAGATGTGTTGTGTAATAGAGAAATCAAATTTGATGTCTTTATGGATATCGCACTAAATTTGGGTGCAGATTATGTTGCAACTGGACATTATTGTAGAAAAGCTTCAGCAATTATTGATGGAAATCCTGTTTATAAATTACTGGCAGGAAAAGATGATAATAAAGATCAATCGTATTTTTTATGTCAATTATCGCAACAACAATTAGCAAAAGCACTGTTTCCTATTGGCGAACTCACCAAGCCAGAAGTTAGAGCAATTGCTAAAAAAGCCGATTTAATTACGGCGGATAAAAAAGACTCTCAAGGGTTGTGTTTTATTGGTAAAGTGCGTTTGCCAGAATTTTTACAACAAAAATTAGAGCCAAAAGAAGGCCTTATTGTTACCATTCCTGCTGATTCTGAAATCTATAATAGAACAATTCCAACATTTTCTAACAAAGAAGAAGAGTTGGCTTTTTATGCAACCAAATATTCGTATTCAATTGCAGACGGAAAAACTGTTGGCAAACATCAAGGTGCACATTACTTTACAAAAGGACAACGAAAAGGATTAAATGTTGGCGGAACAAAAGAAGCGTTGTACGTGATAGAAACCGATGTTGTAGAAAATGTAATTTATGCTGGTGAAGGAAAAAATCATCCAGGGTTGTACAGAAAAGTTTTGTTTGTTAGCAACGAAGAATTACATTGGATTCGAGAAGACATTACCTTAAAAATTGGCGAATCTTTAGAGGTTGAAGCTAGAATTCGTTACAGACAAGCACTAGAAAAAGCAACGTTACACAAAGTAGAAGATGGCTTGTATGTTGAATTTGACAACAAACAATCTGCCATTACAGAAGGGCAATTTGTAGCTTGGTATCAAAATGAAGAATTACTTGGTTCTGGCGTAATTTCTTAA
- a CDS encoding S8 family serine peptidase: protein MKKLISLIAFLYCFHAAAQEDAWVFLKDKPNAATFLASPLTMLSQRALDRRTRQNIALDNKDVPMETTYYSQIKSATGITVLAKSKWLNAIHVQGTPINIKNLKTTYNTFVEKIEFADKTLNAKGRVHQSSTTPKRKNKFEKTSTTFNYGNATNQITMLKGDFLHQQGYTGTGMYIAVIDGGFLNVNTLAAFKRLRDNNQILGGYNFADRNTNFYTRDNHGTNVLSTIAGYIDGQFIGTSPDAKFYLFISEISETETVLEETLWVEAAEKADSLGVDVINTSLGYTTFDNANYNYTYADMDGKTTFISRGAEIGVSRGMILVNAAGNDGRIDNPWKYIGAPADVAGVFTVGAVNATGTIADFSSYGPTSDGRVKPDVLAQGQNVYVINHTTGDPVTSNGTSFSSPIMAGVVACFWQAFPNLTNTQIMQRIRESADRYNSPTAQYGYGIPNFENTYNTVLSVDGQEFLNATTVYPNPVTNRLTIKTSLQNLENTKIQIYNVIGKKVFQKNSLTTKTIDVSALSSGIYILKITNGNQQNTIKLIKK from the coding sequence ATGAAAAAACTAATCTCCCTAATTGCATTTTTGTATTGTTTTCATGCAGCTGCTCAAGAAGACGCTTGGGTATTCTTAAAAGACAAACCCAATGCAGCAACCTTTTTAGCTTCGCCATTAACCATGTTGTCGCAACGTGCTTTAGATCGTAGAACGCGCCAAAATATTGCGTTAGATAACAAAGATGTTCCGATGGAAACAACCTATTATTCTCAGATTAAAAGTGCGACAGGAATTACAGTGTTGGCAAAATCGAAATGGTTAAATGCAATTCATGTACAAGGAACTCCAATAAATATTAAAAACCTTAAAACGACTTATAATACGTTTGTTGAAAAAATAGAATTTGCTGATAAAACATTGAATGCTAAAGGACGTGTACATCAAAGTTCAACAACACCTAAACGTAAAAATAAATTCGAAAAAACAAGTACTACTTTTAATTACGGGAATGCAACCAATCAAATTACGATGTTGAAAGGAGATTTTTTACATCAACAAGGATACACAGGCACAGGAATGTACATTGCAGTGATTGATGGTGGTTTTCTGAATGTAAACACATTAGCTGCTTTTAAACGATTGAGAGATAACAATCAAATTTTGGGAGGTTATAATTTTGCAGACAGAAACACCAATTTTTATACAAGAGATAATCATGGAACCAATGTTTTATCAACTATTGCTGGTTATATTGACGGGCAATTTATTGGTACATCTCCAGATGCAAAATTTTATTTATTTATTTCAGAAATCTCAGAAACAGAAACAGTTTTGGAAGAAACACTTTGGGTTGAAGCAGCTGAAAAAGCAGATAGTTTAGGGGTAGATGTAATTAATACTTCGTTAGGTTATACAACTTTTGATAACGCAAATTACAATTATACCTATGCAGATATGGACGGAAAAACAACGTTTATTTCTCGTGGAGCAGAAATTGGTGTTTCTAGAGGAATGATTTTAGTAAATGCTGCTGGAAATGATGGGCGTATTGATAATCCATGGAAATATATTGGAGCACCAGCAGATGTAGCTGGTGTTTTTACAGTTGGTGCAGTTAATGCAACGGGAACCATTGCTGATTTTAGTTCTTATGGACCAACTTCTGATGGTAGAGTAAAACCAGATGTGTTGGCGCAAGGGCAAAATGTGTATGTAATTAATCATACTACTGGAGATCCAGTAACTTCAAACGGAACCTCTTTTTCTTCGCCAATTATGGCGGGAGTTGTCGCTTGTTTTTGGCAAGCATTTCCGAACTTAACAAATACGCAAATTATGCAACGCATTCGCGAATCGGCAGATCGGTATAACAGTCCAACTGCGCAATATGGTTATGGAATTCCGAATTTTGAAAATACATACAACACCGTTTTAAGTGTGGATGGCCAAGAATTTTTAAACGCCACAACTGTATATCCGAATCCAGTAACCAACAGATTAACGATCAAGACTTCTTTACAGAATTTAGAAAATACAAAGATTCAAATCTATAATGTAATTGGAAAAAAAGTGTTTCAAAAAAACAGTTTAACTACTAAAACCATAGATGTTTCTGCTTTGAGTTCTGGAATTTACATCTTAAAAATCACGAATGGAAATCAGCAAAATACAATTAAGTTGATTAAAAAATAA
- a CDS encoding NAD(P)H-dependent flavin oxidoreductase, which translates to MTNNITQLFNIKYPIVQGGMIWVSGYKLASAVSNAGGLGLIGAGSMYPEVLREHIQKCKKATDKPFGVNVPMLYPDIEKIIKIIVEEGVKIVFTSAGNPKTWTAFLKEKGITVVHVVSSVKFALKAEAAGVDAVVCEGFEAGGHNGREETTTFTLIPMVKEQVKIPVISAGGIGSGRAMLAAMVLGANGVQVGSRFAATKESSAHNNFKQTIINVKDGDTELTLKELAPVRLVKNKFYQQIQELYTQNPTLEQIKELLGRARAKKGMFEGDLENGELEIGQVAGMIHDIKSAKEVIDEMMQEFDAVKKQF; encoded by the coding sequence ATGACAAACAACATCACACAACTTTTCAATATAAAATATCCAATTGTTCAAGGAGGAATGATTTGGGTTTCTGGTTATAAATTAGCATCCGCAGTTTCTAATGCTGGTGGTTTGGGTTTAATTGGCGCAGGTTCTATGTATCCAGAAGTGCTTAGAGAACACATTCAAAAATGTAAAAAAGCAACCGACAAACCGTTTGGTGTAAACGTACCCATGTTGTATCCAGACATAGAAAAAATCATAAAAATTATTGTAGAAGAAGGCGTTAAAATTGTCTTTACTTCCGCAGGAAATCCAAAAACGTGGACAGCTTTTTTAAAGGAAAAAGGAATTACCGTTGTGCATGTAGTTAGTTCTGTAAAGTTTGCGTTAAAAGCAGAAGCAGCCGGAGTTGACGCTGTGGTTTGCGAAGGTTTTGAAGCTGGCGGACATAACGGAAGAGAAGAAACAACCACGTTTACGTTAATTCCGATGGTAAAAGAACAGGTAAAAATCCCTGTGATTTCTGCTGGAGGAATTGGTTCTGGACGCGCCATGTTAGCCGCAATGGTGTTGGGAGCAAATGGCGTACAAGTTGGTAGTAGATTTGCTGCAACCAAAGAATCTTCTGCACACAATAATTTTAAACAAACCATCATTAATGTTAAAGATGGCGATACCGAATTAACCTTAAAAGAATTGGCGCCGGTTAGATTGGTGAAAAATAAATTCTATCAACAAATTCAAGAATTGTATACACAGAATCCGACGTTAGAACAAATTAAAGAATTACTAGGAAGAGCAAGAGCAAAAAAAGGAATGTTTGAAGGCGATTTAGAAAATGGCGAATTAGAAATTGGGCAAGTTGCCGGAATGATTCACGACATAAAATCTGCCAAAGAAGTGATTGATGAAATGATGCAAGAATTTGACGCAGTAAAAAAACAATTTTAA
- a CDS encoding YwbE family protein produces MDGTKRVNIQVGAEVKVVQKHHQRSGELTEGIVKRILTNSPNHPHGIKVQLTSGIVGRVKAVL; encoded by the coding sequence ATGGACGGAACAAAAAGAGTAAATATACAAGTTGGAGCAGAAGTGAAGGTTGTGCAAAAACATCACCAACGAAGTGGGGAATTGACCGAAGGAATTGTAAAACGCATCTTAACAAACTCACCAAATCATCCACACGGAATTAAAGTGCAATTAACTTCTGGTATTGTTGGCAGAGTGAAAGCGGTTTTATAA
- a CDS encoding DNA/RNA helicase domain-containing protein → MISTQVKVNHYDFENNLFENFSSNHFAKDLWPLVYILSDGETKTAYVGETTDAYSRMSTHLKHKTKSKLTSVHLITSEKFNKSATLDIESNLIKYISGDNVFKLLNGNLGLANHNYYQKKEVYWDIFNSVWNQLRKEGISKHSIEHIDNSDLFKYSPYKSLTKEQSQGLFQILQNLATGKHNNTIVEGGAGTGKTILAIFLFKMLSSELEDFNFKEFGSEEKVYIDLINQIKKVLPKPKMALVVPMSSFRTTLKKIFKNIKGLSASMVIGPAQVSKEKYDLLIVDESHRLRRRVNLGAYFGAFDKACHALNLDKHKSSELDWVTMQSKYTVLFYDESQSIKPSDAKKEDFDLLKKSKKASILKLKSQFRVKGGNAYVEYIDSLLHCRLTKESLKFNSKEYEFTLFDSLEKMIEQIKIREKESGLSRLIAGYSWEWKSNKNKDFFDIQIDNVQLKWNGTSNDWINSEGSINEVGCIHTTQGYDLNYSGIIFGNEISFNPKTREIIIKEESYFDKNGKQSIKDPKELKAFILNIYKTILLRGIKGTYVYVCDPLLREYFESFIPKFLTEQPKTIELFKTENILPFENAIPLYDLKVAAGCFGSNQQVEDMKWINIPNKVKPSKDLFACQVIGESMNKVIPNGSYCLFRKYSGGSRNGQIVLVESTNIHDSDFGSCYTIKEYESKKHQNEEGWKHQSIILKPLSTNKNYEKIVLEDEELLTFKVIGIFECVLK, encoded by the coding sequence ATGATTTCAACGCAAGTAAAAGTAAATCATTACGATTTTGAAAATAATCTATTTGAAAACTTCAGCAGTAATCATTTTGCTAAAGATCTTTGGCCACTAGTATATATCTTGAGTGATGGCGAAACAAAAACTGCTTACGTTGGTGAAACAACAGATGCTTACTCACGAATGAGTACTCATTTAAAACACAAAACAAAAAGCAAACTTACTTCTGTTCACTTAATCACGAGTGAAAAATTTAATAAATCAGCTACACTTGATATCGAATCAAACTTGATTAAATACATTTCAGGAGACAATGTATTTAAGTTATTAAATGGAAACCTTGGTCTTGCAAATCACAATTATTATCAAAAGAAAGAGGTCTATTGGGACATCTTTAATTCCGTTTGGAATCAACTTAGAAAAGAAGGCATTTCTAAACATTCTATTGAACACATTGATAATTCTGACCTCTTCAAATATTCTCCATACAAAAGCTTAACAAAGGAACAAAGTCAAGGGCTTTTTCAAATATTACAAAACCTAGCGACTGGAAAGCATAATAATACAATTGTTGAAGGAGGAGCAGGAACTGGAAAAACAATCCTAGCAATTTTTCTTTTTAAAATGCTATCAAGTGAACTAGAAGATTTTAATTTTAAAGAATTCGGTTCAGAGGAAAAAGTTTATATCGACTTAATCAACCAAATTAAGAAAGTTCTTCCAAAGCCCAAAATGGCACTAGTTGTTCCCATGTCTTCATTTAGAACAACACTAAAGAAAATTTTTAAAAACATTAAAGGATTAAGTGCTAGTATGGTTATTGGGCCAGCACAAGTTAGTAAAGAAAAATATGACTTATTAATTGTTGATGAATCTCATAGACTGAGGCGTAGAGTAAATCTAGGCGCATATTTTGGCGCTTTTGATAAAGCATGTCATGCACTCAATCTTGATAAGCATAAATCAAGTGAATTAGATTGGGTAACTATGCAATCAAAATACACCGTTTTATTCTATGATGAAAGTCAATCAATTAAACCTTCTGACGCTAAAAAAGAGGATTTTGATTTACTTAAAAAATCTAAAAAAGCCTCTATCCTCAAACTAAAGTCACAATTTCGAGTAAAAGGTGGAAATGCTTACGTTGAATATATTGATTCCTTACTGCATTGTCGTTTGACTAAAGAAAGTTTAAAATTCAATTCAAAAGAATACGAATTCACATTGTTTGATTCACTTGAAAAAATGATAGAACAAATAAAAATACGTGAAAAAGAAAGCGGACTTTCAAGGCTCATTGCTGGTTACTCTTGGGAGTGGAAATCAAATAAAAACAAAGATTTTTTTGATATTCAAATAGATAATGTACAACTAAAATGGAATGGAACTTCTAATGATTGGATAAACTCAGAAGGTTCTATTAATGAAGTTGGATGCATCCACACAACACAGGGTTATGACCTTAACTATTCTGGTATTATATTCGGAAACGAAATATCTTTTAACCCTAAGACTAGAGAAATCATAATTAAAGAAGAAAGCTACTTTGATAAAAATGGAAAACAATCTATCAAAGATCCAAAGGAATTGAAAGCCTTTATTTTAAACATCTATAAAACAATTTTGCTTAGAGGAATTAAAGGAACTTATGTTTACGTATGCGATCCTTTATTGAGAGAATATTTTGAATCTTTTATTCCAAAGTTTCTCACAGAACAGCCTAAAACCATAGAGTTATTTAAAACAGAAAACATTCTTCCATTCGAAAACGCAATACCTTTATACGACCTTAAAGTAGCAGCTGGTTGCTTCGGTTCAAATCAGCAAGTAGAAGATATGAAATGGATAAACATTCCTAATAAAGTTAAACCTAGTAAGGATTTGTTTGCTTGTCAGGTAATTGGCGAATCAATGAATAAAGTAATTCCAAATGGCTCTTACTGTCTTTTTCGAAAATATTCAGGTGGCTCAAGAAATGGTCAAATTGTATTAGTTGAAAGCACTAATATCCATGATTCAGACTTTGGCTCATGTTATACAATTAAGGAATATGAAAGCAAAAAACATCAAAATGAGGAAGGATGGAAGCACCAATCTATTATTTTAAAACCATTATCGACTAATAAAAATTATGAAAAAATTGTATTAGAAGATGAAGAACTATTAACATTTAAAGTGATTGGTATTTTTGAGTGTGTCCTGAAATAA
- a CDS encoding nucleotide pyrophosphohydrolase, with protein MKDIKEITDALLKFRNERDWEQFHNPKDLALAISIEASELLEEFLWKKHEDANMENIKQELADVFTYAFLLAEKYRFDVKQIVLDKMKKNGEKYPIEKAKGTAKKYNKL; from the coding sequence ATGAAAGATATAAAGGAAATAACTGATGCTTTATTAAAATTTAGAAATGAAAGAGATTGGGAGCAATTTCACAACCCAAAAGATTTAGCATTGGCAATAAGTATTGAAGCAAGTGAATTACTTGAAGAATTTTTGTGGAAAAAACATGAAGATGCAAATATGGAAAATATTAAACAAGAGTTAGCTGATGTTTTTACTTACGCTTTCTTACTTGCTGAAAAATATCGTTTTGATGTCAAGCAGATTGTTTTAGATAAAATGAAAAAGAATGGAGAAAAATATCCAATAGAAAAAGCAAAAGGAACTGCTAAAAAATATAACAAGCTCTAA
- a CDS encoding lytic transglycosylase domain-containing protein, producing the protein MTKSTRFVSIFSILILTVVFINAISTSQIQPQKNTSDTYKIKALKLSPDLNLAGERVPLEQLDIRERMDRELLVNTYWQSNGLLLLKRANKYFPILEPLLKKYDLPDDFKYLAVAESALIDETSSAGAAGFWHFMRATGKEYGLEINKNVDERYNIEKSTKVAAEYLKKSKERFGSWTLAAAAYNAGNARIARSLETQKVTSYYDVLLPDETERYVFRIIALKEVLSNPKAYGFIFDENDLYTNPKTRIVQVDTIIHNIADFAKGFGTNYKELKLHNPWLRENKLNNKSRKLYEIKIPVE; encoded by the coding sequence ATGACAAAATCCACAAGATTTGTATCCATTTTTAGCATTTTAATACTCACTGTTGTTTTTATCAATGCAATAAGCACCTCACAAATTCAACCTCAAAAAAACACCAGTGATACCTATAAAATTAAAGCCTTAAAATTATCGCCAGATTTAAATTTAGCAGGAGAAAGAGTTCCGTTAGAACAATTAGATATTAGAGAGCGAATGGACAGAGAATTGTTGGTAAATACCTATTGGCAATCTAACGGTTTGTTGTTATTAAAAAGAGCCAATAAATACTTTCCTATTTTAGAACCGCTGTTAAAAAAATACGATTTGCCAGACGATTTTAAATATTTAGCCGTTGCAGAAAGTGCATTGATTGATGAAACTTCATCTGCTGGAGCAGCAGGATTTTGGCATTTTATGAGAGCAACCGGAAAAGAATACGGATTGGAAATCAACAAAAATGTGGATGAGCGTTACAACATCGAAAAATCGACAAAAGTTGCCGCAGAATATTTAAAAAAATCAAAAGAGCGTTTTGGAAGTTGGACCTTAGCTGCTGCTGCGTATAATGCAGGAAATGCACGTATTGCAAGAAGTTTAGAAACACAAAAAGTAACGAGTTATTACGATGTGTTATTGCCAGATGAAACCGAACGTTATGTGTTTAGAATTATCGCTTTAAAAGAAGTATTATCGAACCCAAAAGCCTACGGATTTATCTTTGACGAAAACGATTTATATACAAATCCAAAAACCAGAATTGTACAAGTTGACACCATAATACATAACATTGCTGATTTTGCTAAAGGTTTCGGAACTAATTACAAAGAACTAAAATTACACAATCCTTGGTTGCGAGAAAACAAACTGAACAACAAGTCTCGTAAACTATATGAAATTAAGATTCCTGTGGAATAA
- a CDS encoding alpha/beta hydrolase, with protein MSKTHIYFVPGMAANSKIYEYLTLDKNLFECHFLEWKIPLSRDENIASYAQRMCDEITHENPVLIGVSFGGVLVQEMSKIMATKKVIIISSIKNHNELPKRLKLVEKTKVYKLFPAKFIENIDTYVDMFLGDYQKKKFQTYKKYMSVRNAEYLHWAIVTILHWQQSESIENIVHIHGTRDEVFPIKYITNCIEIENGTHVMVITKAKKISSAISQALIC; from the coding sequence ATGTCTAAAACACATATTTATTTTGTTCCCGGAATGGCTGCTAACAGCAAAATATATGAATATCTTACGTTAGATAAAAATCTCTTTGAATGTCATTTTTTAGAATGGAAAATTCCGCTTTCTAGAGATGAAAATATTGCTTCGTACGCACAAAGAATGTGTGATGAAATTACACACGAAAATCCGGTGTTAATTGGGGTTTCTTTTGGTGGCGTGCTTGTGCAAGAAATGAGCAAAATCATGGCAACTAAGAAAGTTATCATCATTTCTAGCATTAAAAATCATAACGAACTTCCAAAACGCTTAAAACTGGTTGAAAAAACAAAGGTGTACAAATTGTTTCCGGCAAAATTTATAGAAAATATTGATACGTATGTAGACATGTTTTTAGGAGATTATCAGAAAAAGAAATTCCAAACCTATAAAAAATACATGTCAGTTAGAAATGCAGAATATTTGCATTGGGCAATTGTAACTATTTTACATTGGCAACAATCAGAATCCATCGAAAACATTGTGCATATTCACGGTACAAGAGACGAAGTTTTTCCTATAAAATACATTACAAATTGTATTGAAATCGAAAATGGAACACATGTAATGGTTATTACAAAAGCAAAGAAAATTTCTTCAGCTATTAGTCAAGCTTTAATTTGCTAA